One Echeneis naucrates chromosome 16, fEcheNa1.1, whole genome shotgun sequence DNA window includes the following coding sequences:
- the syt7a gene encoding synaptotagmin-7, which yields MMDQIRNRGLDVKSFLEGKLVVLALAIGVAEQDDFANIPDLQETAKAAPPTNQEPPPEKRGNKPANSPKGQPPDADGHSSVTDLANSLTGDMVMLSPGSEDDDGEGPISEKLGRIQFSIGYSFQNTTLTVKVLRGQELPAKDFSGTSDPFVKIYLLPDKKHKLETKVKRKNLNPHWNETFLFEGFPYEKVRERTLYLQVLDYDRFSRNDPIGEVSIPLNKVELGQIKTFWKELKPCSDGSGRRGDLLVSLCYNPTANTITVNIIKARNLKAMDIGGTSDPYVKVWLMHKDKRVEKKKTVVMKRCLNPIFNESFPFDVPAHVLRETTIIITVMDKDRLSRNDVIGKIYLSWKSGPAEVKHWKDMLARPRTNVAQWHALKA from the exons ATGATGGACCAGATCCGGAATCGTGGCCTGGATGTCAAGTCATTCCT CGAAGGGAAGCTGGTGGTCCTGGCTTTGGCCATTGGTGTGGCCGAGCAAGATGACTTTGCCAATATCCCTGACCTGCAGGAAACAGCAAAGGCAGCACCACCAACCAATCAGGAGCCCCCTCCTGAGAAGAG GGGCAACAAGCCAGCCAACAGCCCCAAGGGTCAACCCCCTGATGCTGACGGTCACTCCTCTGTAACTGACCTGGCCAACTCACTCACTGGAGACATGGTGATG CTGTCTCCAGGTtcggaggatgatgatggtgaagggCCCATCAGTGAGAAGCTAGGCCGGATCCAGTTCAGCATAGGTTACAGCTTCCAGAACACGACTCTCACGGTCAAAGTCCTCAGAGGGCAGGAACTCCCAGCTAAGGACTTCTCTGGCACCTCTGACCCCTTTGTGAAGATATATCTGCTGCCTGACAAGAAGCACAAGTTGGAAACCAAGGTCAAGAGAAAGAACCTTAACCCCCACTGGAACGAAACCTTCCTGTTTGAAG GCTTCCCCTATGAGAAGGTGAGAGAGCGCACTCTTTACCTTCAGGTGCTGGACTACGACCGCTTCAGCAGGAATGACCCCATTGGAGAAGTGTCAATCCCCCTTAACAAGGTGGAACTGGGCCAGATAAAGACCTTCTGGAAGGAACTGAAGCCCTGCAGCGATGGCAGT GGGAGACGGGGAGACCTGCTCGTGTCTCTCTGCTATAATCCCACTGCCAACACCATCACTGTGAACATCATCAAAGCACGCAATCTCAAAGCCATGGATATTGGAGGCACCTCAG ATCCATACGTAAAGGTGTGGCTGATGCACAAGGACAAGcgtgtagagaagaagaaaactgtggTGATGAAGCGCTGTCTGAACCCCATCTTCAATGAGTCCTTCCCTTTTGATGTGCCTGCCCATGTTCTGAGGGaaaccaccatcatcatcactgtcatgGACAAGGACAGGCTCAGCCGCAATGATGTTATCGGCAAG ATCTACCTATCGTGGAAGAGTGGACCAGCTGAGGTGAAGCACTGGAAAGACATGCTCGCTCGGCCGCGTACTAACGTTGCCCAGTGGCACGCTCTCAAGGCCTGA